Genomic segment of Oncorhynchus kisutch isolate 150728-3 unplaced genomic scaffold, Okis_V2 Okis03b-Okis08b_hom, whole genome shotgun sequence:
AGGACTGTGAAAACCACAAAGATGAGCTGAACCAGAGGAACGAGTCAATGAAGTCACTAAGCAGTCAGCTTGGTGTCATAAATGAGAGCAGTGCGAAGTTGGAGTCTGAAAATACAGAGCTGAAGACCACTCTGGAGAACCACGCAGCAGAAAACAAGAAGCTAAGGGAAGAGATGGAACAGAGGCAAACTGAGATATTAGATCTTAGGGACAACATCCAAGCATTGAATGAACAGAATGTCAGACTAAAAACCGAACTCAAAAACTCTGTCACAGAGGCATCCAAGAAACTTGAAGAGATTTCAGTTCTCAAGGCAGAGATTTCTAACAGGGACAGTTATGTTTCTAATTTAACAAAGCAACTGACAGCAGCCTGCTCGGACAGGGATAGCTTAGGTTTGAATTTGCAGCAGAGAGGTGAGTCCCTAAAACAGCAGGAGATGTTTATTAAGCAGTTGCAAACTAAGTCAGTAGAGGGTGAGGGTCAGATGAGCCAGGCCATCACTGAGCTGCAGACACAAGCTCAGAGTCTTCAGAAAAGCCTTCAAGACAAAGATGTTTCGCTGCATGAGGCGGAGAAACAGCTGAGTCTGCTCAGAGAGAAGTTCACCTTAGAATCTGAGGATTTCAAAACCCAGCTGAATTCAAGTGCGGAAACAATGAAACAGCTCCAGGGTGATCTGGATAATGCGGTGGAACAGAGTAATCAGCTCAGTGGGAGGCTTGAAGAACAAGAGGCACAGCTTAAGCAGAAAGTTGATGATTATGTGAGTTTAAGGACATATGTTTCAGAGCTGGAGGATTCTACCACACAGCTCAGATGTCAAGTTGACAGCCTGACCTCTGAGTCATCCCTGTTAAAAGAGACCCTGAAAGAGAAAGTCAAGTTCATCCTTGAAGCACAAAGCACCTCCTCAGCTGTTAGTGAAAGCCTAAATTCAAAACTCAAAACCAAAGATACAGAATGTGAGAGCTTAAAAGAGCAGCTTTCGTACCTCCAAGGATCCGTTTTAAAGCTCAATACCAAAGATGCAGAATGTGAGTGCTTAAAAGAGCAGCTTTCACATCTCCAAGAGTCTGTTTCAAAGCTCAATAGTAGCCTCAGTGCCCAGTCCTCTGAAGTGGCACGACTTCAACAAGCCTTAGAGGAAAGAGGGACTGCCGTTATGGACCAGTCAAAGGCCCTTCAGGAGCTGCAGAGAAGGGCAGATGAAGCAACCCTCTTCAAAACCCAGTTCATGGAGAGCACAGAGTTGGTGTCACAACTGCAGGATCAGATTCAGGAACTCTCCACTAAGTCTGCAAGCCTCAGCCGGTCGGCAGAGGAGAACCAAAGTGCCTTTGTAAATCTTCAGGAGAAGTATGCTACTCATTTAGAGGAGCTCCAGGAAGCTCGGACGATGCTTTCTCAAAGGGCCGAGGAGATGTCCAGTCTTAACAAGTCCCTCAGTGAAAGCAACAGCACAGTTCAGGCAGCAGAAAGCACCATAGAGGTGCTGAGGAATGAGTCTTCCTTGCTACGTCAAGACCTTCGGCAAATCCAAACACTGAATGTCGACCTTTCAAAACAAAAGGAAGACGCCCTTGCTACCCATCAAAGGAGCACCTCAACATTCACTGTCGAAATTGAGAGACTAAAATCTCAGTATTTGCATGTGGCTGCTCAGGTAAATGCACTGACAGAAAATCTTGAGCAGAGAGAGATGTCTCTTCATGCCATTAACAGTCAGTACACAGCCCAAGTGAAACAGGCAGAGCATGTAGTGTCAGAAATGCAGAAACTAGAAGAGCAAAATAAGAAGCTAAGAGAGGAGATAGCTCTGTCAAAGCAAGAAAATCAACAGCGGCTGGATGCAGCAATCAGTGAAAAAGAACGTCTGCAGCAAGAAGTTCAGAAACTCATAATTGAGAGAGATGAACACGGCAAGAGCTACAGCAGCCAGATACAAACAATGCAGGAGCAGTTGCATCTCCAAAAGCAGCAGCAATCCAGCAGCATGAACGAAGTCATGGAGAAAATGGTGGCTGAGAAGGAAAGACTACAGGTTGAGGTTAGTGTCAAAGGTGAAGAAATCACCGGATTGAAATCAGACATTCAAAAGATAGGGCAAACTCTTCAGGACTCTGAGAAGGAGTGGCTATCGGTCCTGGATAGAGAGACGCAGGATAAATATCTCATTGCGGAGCAGTTGAAAAGTGTTGAAAATGAAATTAAGTCAAAAGATTTTAAAGTTCAAGCATTGAAACAAGACCTAGATAGTTTGCATGAAAAGTTGGCAGAGGCAGCAACAGCAATTAGACAGGGTTCAGATCTGCTTAAAGCGAAAGAGGTAGAGGCATCCACATCCAGGGTTCAGACTGAAAACATCTTAGTATCTGTTAAGGAAAAAGACAAGCATAATATTGAATTGAGGCAGGCTCTTCAAGATATGGAATGTGAGTTAAGACAATTAGAGGTCAGCAAAGAGTGTTCTGACAAAGATTTGTCTGTATTGTCACTAACCATGTCTGATAGATTAGTTGCTTTAGAGGAGGAAAATGTCTCCCTACAAACTATGCTCAAACAGTTGAGAGAAAGACATCAGTGTGAGGTAGATTCTTTGAGGGGTGAATTAAATGAAGTTTCGGAATTGTTGAAACGGACAGAGTCTACCCTTAACGATAAAGAAATGGGCTATCAAAGTAAGAATCAACAGAATGTTTTATTTCAAGAAAATATACAGCACCTTCATGCACAGCTCCAAACTGAGACTGAACATCTGAGAGAGGCAGGTATTAAACAGACAGCTCTACTTAGTGACATCCAAACGAAAGATGAGCAGGTCAGCTGCATGACCATCCAAATAAGTCACCAGAAGGAATTGCTAGCAGGTCTCAGTCAACAGTTGAGGGAGAAAGATGCTTCAGTAGCACAGGTAATTGAATCCGCCTCAAACGAAAGAATGAAATACGCAGAGGAAAATAGTAATTTCCTCTCGCAGCTGGAAAGCTTGGAAAATGAACAAAGTAGCTCTATGAAACAGCTTGAACATATGTTATTGCAACTAGAAGAGAGCAAAGCTCATCTGTCACGCTCTCAAAGTGAACTTGAGACCAAGGATTTGCAGAATGGAGATTTGGTTAAAGAAAAGGATCATCTCAACACTCAGCTCACTAAGTTAACCAAAGAAAAAGAGGTAATGAAAAAGAAGCTCCAAGCTGCTCTGGTTGTAAGGAAAGAACTATTGAAGAAGCTAGAGGAGCATGAACATCAAATAGAGCAGAATGTGAATAAAGGAATTGAGATTTCAGGCTTACAGGATAGGTTGCAAGAACTCACTTTACAAGCTCAAGCTACTACAAAAGAGCATGAAGACAATGTTGCAGATATTAAACGGCAAGTTAATCAGAAAGAGGGTGAACTCCTAGAACTGGCCAAGGTCTTAACACTGCGAGACAGTCTTGTAGAACATTTTGAAATAAATATGCAAACTTTGCAAGCGAAACTAGATGAACAAGAAGCAAGTTTGACAACCGCTCTGCATAATCTCAATGAAAAGAGCATCATCATTGATCAACTTAAttccatcatctctgagaaagaGGAGGCTTTTGAACAGGAGAGAAGTGGTATGATGCTGAGGTTAGAGAAGCTTCAAGAGGATATGAGAAAGAGCGAGGAGAGTTTGAAGGAGGACATGTCAAGCTCCAGTGCGACAGCTGTTGACATTGAAAACGAGTTAACAAAGGTGAAGCAAGAAAAGGCAATGATGCAGAAAAAGGCTCAAGCTGCTTTACTGGCACGAAAAGAGACTATAAAGAAGTCTCAAGAAAGTGAGAAAAAGTACACCCAAGAGCTTTCAGAATTAAAAGATGATTATAAAGCACTCCTGGAACAACACTGTCAGCAGACCAATGACCTTAATGCTGTCCAGTTAAGTTACGACCAGAAGGTCAAGAAATTTGAAGAAATCAGTCAGGCCTCAGTCTCTCAGCTAGGTGAATTGGAGACCCTAAGACTGCTTGTACAGGAACGGGATAAAACTCTTCAAGACCTCAACATATCCCTATCAGACAGGGAGAGTCAAGTCCATGCCTCCTCATCATATCAAGCAGAGCTAGAAACCCTTCACTTCAAACTGGAAAGCATGTCCTCTGAGTTGGCAAATAAGGACAAGGTTCTCATAGCACTGGAACAGAAGTCCAAAGCATTATCTGAGCGAATGAGCTGCACAGAAAGTCAACTTGAAAAAGCCCATGCAGAGATAAAGGAGAAGATGGAAGAGCTCGCAAGACAGCAACAAGCAGTGGAgatggccgagcagcagcaccAGCAGGAAAAACAAACTATGGTAGATGACCACCTGGTGCTGCAGAACCAGTTGGGCCCATTACAAGCCACAGTGGAGGAGCTAAAACACACATTAGAAGCACTTGTTGGTGAGAAAGAATCCCAGTCGCACAAATGTATAAGTGAAAGCAAAGAACTAATAGAGGACAGGGATCGAATGAAAGGAGAGCTGGAGAATGCACTCACTACCATCGCCCAGCAATCGTCTGAACTTCAAATCCTCCAAAACACTTGGGCTGAAACTCAACAGCAACTCGGTGAAGAAAAGGAACAGCTTAAAGTGGAGCTTGAAAAAGCACAGTCCCATTCTGCAGAGTCCCAGGCTGAAATGGAAAGTCTTAAGCTGCACATGGAATCACTACAGCAGGAAAAAGAAAGCGCCTTCATGGTCATAGAACAATTAAACTGTGAAGTTGCCATGCTGGATGCTCAGCTAAAGGAAGCTGGAAAAGTACATGAGGAGCTTCTTCAAAAGATACCTGGTTTGCAGGATAAGTCCTCTGAACAGATTGGGGTAATTGGGAAGGAGGTCCAGTATCTTAAGATATCCCCCGAAGAACATGAGATGAGTCTCAAGGAAAGAGATGATGTCCTGGTGATTTCTCAGTCTCTGGCCACGGAAAAGGAAGAGCTTATTGCTGCCTTGGAACAGCAACTGCAGCGGCAGATTCACCTTCACGAAGTTGCCATGGAAAAGATGAGGACTGAAGTTGATGAGCTTCAGCAGAGGTCTCAAGAAGATGCCAGCAAAACAAAGGATCAGGGCAACCAAAGCAAAACAGCACTTCTCACCAGGAAGCTTCAAGCAGCCTTAGTTTCCAGGAAAGAAATCTTGAAAGATAATAGTTCTCTGAAGGAACAAATGCGTATACTCTCAGCTAAAAATGAAGAAATTGGGGCATCATCCACTGTACTGGAAATGTCTGTTGCAAAGTTGAAACAACAAAAAGAGGACCTGGATAGTTCGGTATCATCCCTgagcagggagaaagagaagctCATTGCCGAGGTTGATCGCATCCTCAATGATAATCACAATTTATCTGCAGCCTGTGAAAGCCTCAAACTCACCATAGAAAATATCACCCAACAGAAACAGGCATTTTCGTGTCAGCTTGAGTCCCTGAAAGACTCGCAGACGGATGAGTTGTCGGAGTGGAAATCTAAGCACACAGAGCTGAAACAGGAGTATGAGTCACTTTTACAAGCGTACGAGAATGTCAGTAGCGAAATGGACAAGATGAGACAACTATTGGAGGGggcaagaagagagagacaagaagcgCTCGTTAAAGCACACAAATCTGAAGCTGAGAGGGAGAATCTGGAGAAACAAGTTGGGGAGATGGAGGATGAAAATGAGAAAATTAAAGAGAAGATGAGAAAGTTTACTAAGGCGAAGCAGCTGAAAATGgaagagctggaggaggagaatAAACAAATCAGAATAGACTTGCTAGAGTTTGATGAAAAGCAGAAAGCCACAGTTGAAGAGTTGACTATTAAAAACAACCACTTGGAAGCAGAGATCCACAGCCTTGTAGAGTCCTCAGAAGCACTCAGAAGGAAGCTAACAGAGATTCAGCTCAACAATGGCAGTCTGGCAGAGGCACTCAAAGAAGCAACCTGTTCATTAGAAAAGTGGCCCACCGAATCAAAAGCATGTGAGCAAAACATGCAGCTTAAACTAGATGATGCACTCATTTTGAATAATTCACTGACTGCCCAGATTGAGTCACAGAAGACAGAACTCGCTTCCCAACAGGAAATCAATACATTAATGCAAAAGGGGAAAGAAACTCTCTCTGAAAGAATTAAACAAATGCAGAATACGCATGAAAAGGAATTGGGAGAAAAAGACGATGCAATCTCAGAGCTCCAAGAAATGATCAACAGACACAGCCAAGAGACCACCAGCCTAAATGAGAAGGTCAGGATCTTGGAGGACGACAAGTCTATATTACAAGAGGAGCTTGAAAATGTCCAAGAGATCTCGGACAAAGTAAAAAATGAGAATGAATATTTGGAGATAGTGATCCTCAAAAACGCTGAAAGAATTGATGAACTGACAGAGACAGTCAATGTTCTCCAAGCCCAGAACACACAGCTCTCCTCTCAATTGACTGAGAGCAAAGAGAAGGCTACTCAGGTTTGCCAGGAGAAGGAGGAACAGCAGCTGAAGTTGGTTAAGGAGTTTGAGGAGAAACTCAAAATGTTCCAGAGAGGCAATGAGGGCTCCAGAAATATAAAGAAGGAGCTACAGGAACTGCTGAAAGAAAAGCATCATGAAATCAATCATTTGCAACATGACTCCATCAAATACCAGGAGCTGATCTTAGACCTAGAAAGGTCTCTGAAGGATTCAGAGTCAGCGCATGAACAGGTGGAGAAGGAGCTGAGGGAAATGACAGAGAGGATATCTTGTCTAGAAGAAGGGAGGAAGCATCTTGAAGCTGAGCTTACCACACACAAGAACCTTCTCAATGAGGCAAAGAAAGATTTGACAAACATTAGCTCTGAAAAAGACCAATTGGTTGAGGTAGTATCAGAAAAGAACAATCAATCAGAATGTCAGGTCATGGAGAGAACTAAAGCACTACAGCATGTAGCTGAGCAGCAAAAGAGTATTTTCATGGAGAGGGAGGTAATTTTACAGCAACATATAGAGGAACTTCTGGGTTCCAAGGAGAAGGAGAGTCAGGTAGTTTTAGAATTGAAGAGGAAAATAGATTCTCAAGATTTACAGATGAATACTCTGAAGAGAGAGGCTGACACTAATTTGGCTAAGTTAGCAGCCCTGTCCTCTAGTCCTCAGGGTACCGATGCTGTGAAACAGTGGAATGATATGTTCCTAAATACCTTGCATGAGAAGGACAGCCAGCTTCTAGAACAGGGCTTTGTCATAACGAGATTCCTTGAAGACATTCGagtgaaggagaaggagatgaCTGAACTGCAGGTAACCAAGTCGAGGCTCGAAAGGACACTTGGTGATTACACAGTAGCTGCCACAGCTCAGCAGAGGCAGTTGTTTATAATGGGTGCCAGCAATAGAGAGCTTAACGAAACCGTGGAGCTCCTGAATCAACAGTTGCAGGAACTGAGTGACCAGGTTGAGAGATTAGAACAGGATAGGAGTGCACTCAACAGACATCTCACTGGCAGTGTAGATTCCACATCTAAAATGGAGTTTGATCTCCAGCAGCTGGAAAATACACTCTTAGACACAGAGTCCCAGCTACTCCTCTCGCAGTCTCACAGTGACATGCTTCAGGTTGATTCTGAGAAACAGGAGGCCATTTCACTGCACCTGAAGTCACTCCTGCAG
This window contains:
- the LOC109880459 gene encoding golgin subfamily B member 1 isoform X4 translates to MECELRQLEVSKECSDKDLSVLSLTMSDRLVALEEENVSLQTMLKQLRERHQCEVDSLRGELNEVSELLKRTESTLNDKEMGYQSKNQQNVLFQENIQHLHAQLQTETEHLREAGIKQTALLSDIQTKDEQVSCMTIQISHQKELLAGLSQQLREKDASVAQVIESASNERMKYAEENSNFLSQLESLENEQSSSMKQLEHMLLQLEESKAHLSRSQSELETKDLQNGDLVKEKDHLNTQLTKLTKEKEVMKKKLQAALVVRKELLKKLEEHEHQIEQNVNKGIEISGLQDRLQELTLQAQATTKEHEDNVADIKRQVNQKEGELLELAKVLTLRDSLVEHFEINMQTLQAKLDEQEASLTTALHNLNEKSIIIDQLNSIISEKEEAFEQERSGMMLRLEKLQEDMRKSEESLKEDMSSSSATAVDIENELTKVKQEKAMMQKKAQAALLARKETIKKSQESEKKYTQELSELKDDYKALLEQHCQQTNDLNAVQLSYDQKVKKFEEISQASVSQLGELETLRLLVQERDKTLQDLNISLSDRESQVHASSSYQAELETLHFKLESMSSELANKDKVLIALEQKSKALSERMSCTESQLEKAHAEIKEKMEELARQQQAVEMAEQQHQQEKQTMVDDHLVLQNQLGPLQATVEELKHTLEALVGEKESQSHKCISESKELIEDRDRMKGELENALTTIAQQSSELQILQNTWAETQQQLGEEKEQLKVELEKAQSHSAESQAEMESLKLHMESLQQEKESAFMVIEQLNCEVAMLDAQLKEAGKVHEELLQKIPGLQDKSSEQIGVIGKEVQYLKISPEEHEMSLKERDDVLVISQSLATEKEELIAALEQQLQRQIHLHEVAMEKMRTEVDELQQRSQEDASKTKDQGNQSKTALLTRKLQAALVSRKEILKDNSSLKEQMRILSAKNEEIGASSTVLEMSVAKLKQQKEDLDSSVSSLSREKEKLIAEVDRILNDNHNLSAACESLKLTIENITQQKQAFSCQLESLKDSQTDELSEWKSKHTELKQEYESLLQAYENVSSEMDKMRQLLEGARRERQEALVKAHKSEAERENLEKQVGEMEDENEKIKEKMRKFTKAKQLKMEELEEENKQIRIDLLEFDEKQKATVEELTIKNNHLEAEIHSLVESSEALRRKLTEIQLNNGSLAEALKEATCSLEKWPTESKACEQNMQLKLDDALILNNSLTAQIESQKTELASQQEINTLMQKGKETLSERIKQMQNTHEKELGEKDDAISELQEMINRHSQETTSLNEKVRILEDDKSILQEELENVQEISDKVKNENEYLEIVILKNAERIDELTETVNVLQAQNTQLSSQLTESKEKATQVCQEKEEQQLKLVKEFEEKLKMFQRGNEGSRNIKKELQELLKEKHHEINHLQHDSIKYQELILDLERSLKDSESAHEQVEKELREMTERISCLEEGRKHLEAELTTHKNLLNEAKKDLTNISSEKDQLVEVVSEKNNQSECQVMERTKALQHVAEQQKSIFMEREVILQQHIEELLGSKEKESQVVLELKRKIDSQDLQMNTLKREADTNLAKLAALSSSPQGTDAVKQWNDMFLNTLHEKDSQLLEQGFVITRFLEDIRVKEKEMTELQVTKSRLERTLGDYTVAATAQQRQLFIMGASNRELNETVELLNQQLQELSDQVERLEQDRSALNRHLTGSVDSTSKMEFDLQQLENTLLDTESQLLLSQSHSDMLQVDSEKQEAISLHLKSLLQNKDAEISSLLSSRDGQMSGYLEQLQANHRAQVEGYEDRITALYYEREKADKEFRRLENKVKSLQMKVDKSIQEKEKMAAQMETFRNSMVSLQTERERLMSEYRMSEARNQTVMQGKEGSAEGDLSATKGLKHEIRTLLHQMDDLNSENAMLRAQLIRYREDLNQVLFLKDSQLKELLRKQQDAIKNLENQKATAEKQNRKTLLELEREGEASDALKAANSKLQTQVTDLEANILAMNKGMQETNKGKVIADLQHAVAAKAAECNDLQQKLFAQKVAADDWKGSLQLLERETEKKLGEAEDKYNSELDAFEQEVELMRNEKETADQRVAELARDLMQAEKLLSDSRVQSTDLKSQNESLGKAMATLQNDRDQLIEDFKILRNRYDKELRETQGAMTKVERHLGDTTSELATLAKERHILVQKLSALESKDVPSQLTSLVDELSVALSVKEGQLQRVSMENDTYSSKVSAFSRSMASLQDDRDRLMEELAGAKRAFESRQGLGPEVVDIANTGESNSHRSSGIQALQTGRDGLTRQRVDELQSALQQAQAFKLQTETEVSGYQAELAELRSESSRLQAECQRLAGERKETMALVGKDVSDDPSLTQLQAERTQLQSHLQRCLYEIQQRDLHCQQLNAKLQQVVEEKGGVSAQLRAVSQTLRDTQNRCYWLENQALPNQHHQGLAKQGAVSVEVAPGAPQERSSAVVDMEALEAGELRTRLVEVEQSVVQLSESLAEERTRREAAEEALGLAEDRAKSVDSSPSRTTQRDFSIQLDTEEEWEALILNPNEPLVTRKVKGGMLACRRWLRGRSLYCSKLLTSRARSRYLFLGYLLILHVAVLMCLTGAL